GATGACAGTCGTTTTGCCCGACAATGGGCGGAATCGGCCGTTCGGAATGGACGCGGTTTCGGACCGAGGATCCGGCTGGAGTTGCTGCGCCGGGGAGTTGCCGAAACAATCATTTCGGAGGTGCTTGTATCTCTGACAGGTGATTACCAGGAGCGGCAGGTTCTGGAATCGGTCGTGGCCAGGAAATTCGGCAGTTTCGACTGCCGCAAGGCCGATGACAGGGAGAAGCGTCGTATTGTCAGCTATCTCCAGCGCCGCGGCTTTTCCCTTTCCCTGATTTTGGATGTTTTACATGAGCAGCAAGGTTGCCGAGGCAACCTTTTTTAGTTCCTTTCAAGCTGCTTTTACAATATTTTGCAGAGGTTTTCATGACAGGCAAAGAAATCAGAGAAAAGTTCTTCAGATTTTTTGAGGAGAGAGGTCATACGGTTGTGGAAAGCTCCAACCTCGTCCCCAGAAATGACCCGACCCTCCTCTTTACCAATGCGGGAATGAACCAGTTCAAGGATCTGTTCCTCGGCCTGGAGAAACGTGGCTACGTCCGCGCCTGCAGTTCCCAAAAATGTGTCCGCGCCGGCGGCAAGCACAATGACCTGGAAAATGTCGGTCGTACCGCCCGTCATCATACCTTTTTCGAGATGCTGGGAAATTTTTCCTTCGGCGACTATTTCAAAAAAGAGGCCATTGCCTTTGCCTGGGACTTCCTGACCAGGGAACTGAAGCTGGACAAGAATCGCCTTTATGTGACGGTTTACACGGACGATGACGAGGCGGCCGAGATCTGGAACAAGCAGGAAGGGGTACCTGTGGAGCGGATCTACCGCTTCGGCGAGAAGGACAACTTCTGGTCCATGGGTGATACCGGACCGTGCGGTCCCTGCACCGAGATCTTCTGGGACAATGGTCCCGGCACCGGCTGCGGCAGCCCTACCTGCGAGGTCGGCTGCGATTGCGACCGCTATATGGAGATCTGGAACAACGTCTTCATGCAGTTCAACAGGGATGCCAAGGGTAACATGACGCCGCTGCCGAAACCATCAGTGGATACCGGAATGGGCTTGGAGCGGATCTGCACCGTCATGCAGGGGGTTACCTCCAATTACGACACGGATCTCCTGCAGGGAATCATTCGGCACGTGGAAAAGCTTTCCGGCAAGCGGTACCGCCAGGACGAGAAGGATGATGTCTCCATGCGGGTCATTGCCGATCACGCGCGGGCCATCACCTTCCTCATCTGCGACGGCGTGCTCCCCAGCAACGAGGGGCGCGGCTACGTGCTCCGCCGCATTATGCGCCGGGCCGCCCGCCACGCCAAGATGCTCGGCTTTGCCGAGCCGGTGCTGTACCGGATTGTCGACGCAGTCAATGCCATGATGGGGGACGCCTATCCGGAGCTTCTGGAGCGGGAGGAGTACGTCAAGAAGGTGATCCATGCGGAAGAGGAACGGTTCATGGAAACTTTGGACCGGGGCCTTTCCATTCTCAACGAGGAGGTTGCCCTACTGAAGAAACAGGCCGGGACCGTGCTGCCGGGGGAGGTGGTTTTCCGCCTCTACGACACTTTCGGGTTCCCGGTGGATCTTACGGCGGACATTGTCGCCAATGAAGGGCTGACTATCGACGAGGACGGCTTCGTCCTGTGCATGGAGAAACAGCGCCTCCAGGCGAGGGAAAACTGGAAGGGGTCAGGAGAGGAAGGTCTGGCAGAGATTTACAAGAACCTGCACGGCAAAGGGATCAGGAGCGCATTTGTCGGCTATGACGAGCAGACGGCTTATTCTCCCATAACTGTTCTGCTGCGGGAAGGCAGAGAGGTTACTGAAGCGGTTGTCGGGGAGGAAGTGGAAGTCGTCGTCGGAACCACCCCCTTCTATGGCGCTTCCGGCGGCCAAGCCGGGGATATCGGTGTCATTTCAACCGGCAATGCCCATCTTAAAGTCGTCGGCACCAGCAAGCCCTTTGCCGATCTCACCGTGCACCGCGTACTGGTGGAGAAAGGGACGGTCAAGGTGGGGGATGCGGCCGATCTAAAGGTACTCACCCGGGAGCGTAACGCCACGGCCCGCAACCACACGGCTACCCATCTCTTGCAGTCGGCCCTGCGTCAGGTCGTCGGCGACCATGTGAAGCAGGCCGGTT
This region of Geotalea daltonii FRC-32 genomic DNA includes:
- a CDS encoding regulatory protein RecX; translated protein: MGDKAGALPVALRILARRDHSEAELRRKLQERGFGCGETEAAVTRMKGLGYLDDSRFARQWAESAVRNGRGFGPRIRLELLRRGVAETIISEVLVSLTGDYQERQVLESVVARKFGSFDCRKADDREKRRIVSYLQRRGFSLSLILDVLHEQQGCRGNLF
- the alaS gene encoding alanine--tRNA ligase, with product MTGKEIREKFFRFFEERGHTVVESSNLVPRNDPTLLFTNAGMNQFKDLFLGLEKRGYVRACSSQKCVRAGGKHNDLENVGRTARHHTFFEMLGNFSFGDYFKKEAIAFAWDFLTRELKLDKNRLYVTVYTDDDEAAEIWNKQEGVPVERIYRFGEKDNFWSMGDTGPCGPCTEIFWDNGPGTGCGSPTCEVGCDCDRYMEIWNNVFMQFNRDAKGNMTPLPKPSVDTGMGLERICTVMQGVTSNYDTDLLQGIIRHVEKLSGKRYRQDEKDDVSMRVIADHARAITFLICDGVLPSNEGRGYVLRRIMRRAARHAKMLGFAEPVLYRIVDAVNAMMGDAYPELLEREEYVKKVIHAEEERFMETLDRGLSILNEEVALLKKQAGTVLPGEVVFRLYDTFGFPVDLTADIVANEGLTIDEDGFVLCMEKQRLQARENWKGSGEEGLAEIYKNLHGKGIRSAFVGYDEQTAYSPITVLLREGREVTEAVVGEEVEVVVGTTPFYGASGGQAGDIGVISTGNAHLKVVGTSKPFADLTVHRVLVEKGTVKVGDAADLKVLTRERNATARNHTATHLLQSALRQVVGDHVKQAGSLVTADRLRFDFTHFSAMAADELRRVENIVNGYIMENSDVSSVEMAAAEAMQSGATALFGEKYGDRVRVVRVGEVSSELCGGTHVQAAGDIGFFKIVSEAGIAAGVRRIEAVTGSGAIEYVQQLEDEQKHLATLIKAEGGGVIDRVERLLARQKELQREVEELQSRLNASKSADLLAGVRESNGIKILATRVETGDPKGLRDLSDSLKDRLQSGVIVLGCAAAGKANLLVAVTKDLTDRCKAGDIIKSLAPIIGGSGGGKPELAQAGGTKPENLDEALEAAYKIIG